The following are encoded together in the Lathyrus oleraceus cultivar Zhongwan6 chromosome 3, CAAS_Psat_ZW6_1.0, whole genome shotgun sequence genome:
- the LOC127130439 gene encoding secreted RxLR effector protein 161-like, producing the protein MESCNPASTPMEPGTKLSKFDGGERVEAGKYRSLVGSLRYLTCTRPDISLSVGIVSRFMEEPVYTHWKALKRILRYIQGTVSLGMFYSKSEKYKLVGYSDSDWCRDIDDRKSTSGYVFFMGNTAFTWLSKKQPIVTLSTCEAEYVAASWCVCHAIWLRRLMRKIELEQKDATIIQVDNKSAIELAKNPVNHERSKHIDVRFHFIREHVKEGNVELKHVAIKK; encoded by the coding sequence ATGGAAAGCTGCAATCCGGCTTCGACGCCAATGGAACCAGGAACAAAATTGTCGAAATTTGATGGAGGAGAACGTGTCGAAGCAGGCAAATATCGAAGTTTGGTAGGAAGTCTTCGCTATCTCACATGTACAAGACCAGATATCTCATTAAGTGTAGGCATTGTAAGTCGATTCATGGAGGAGCCAGTTTACACACATTGGAAGGCATTGAAGCGAATTCTGAGGTACATCCAAGGAACAGTGTCACTTGGGATGTTTTACTCGAAGTCAGAGAAATACAAGTTGGTTGGTTACTCTGACAGTGATTGGTGCAGAGACATAGATGatcgaaaaagcacttctggataTGTGTTTTTCATGGGAAATACTGCATTCACTTGGCTTTCTAAAAAGCAGCCAATAGTGACACTTTCGACATGTGAAGCAGAATATGTAGCAGCATCCTGGTGTGTTTGTCATGCAATATGGCTCAGAAGATTGATGAGAAAAATTGAGCTAGAACAGAAAGATGCTACAATAATACAAGTTGACAACAAGTCAGCAATTGAGTTAGCAAAGAATCCAGTTAACCATGAAAGGAGCAAACACATCGACGTTCGCTTCCACTTCATTCGAGAACACGTGAAGGAAGGAAATGTCGAATTGAAGCATGTAGCAA